One window from the genome of Natrialba magadii ATCC 43099 encodes:
- a CDS encoding asparagine synthase-related protein produces the protein MNKELFGVFGDSEAFERFRSPDEFDEFLCGSSLTVGIRDPGLDYDGWSATHTDDTGCCVLWGEAYVPGDEQNTARWLLERYDADGLGALHSLNGSYLAVLDVRGEDPFVAADPVRSRECFYTAAHDARANCDGWVFGTDAAAVGQTVSDPTVDTDGILEFLHMGLSLGEKTWVDDVSRLPLDSRLTPDGVDSLSRFVYQPAELDEFDYVDELASRLDRAIRRRSSNPGPKGLLLSAGYDSRIVLSQVDGIDHCYTVGSPTAQEVQGAKQVATQYGATHTAFTPDDRYLYADESKVRYSNGIKESLHIHHAGYTDELAGEIETMYHGLLCDTFFRGHFTAQDGVDVLGARVPFNRLDPDPDPIESLLGKYGYRRDASLDLAERIGIDHDPETFVRESIAAEFATNRSRANSIQNALTCCGIANQPSVPFHNHLSDHFFTPFLATDIELLEWHLQTPPEYRTTETFLQACQRLDDDILRHRPPDRPHGTMLLNEVEGFVRRKTPLLTSFEPPWPDRRELFDRYELDQRLLGSTAQLHPLPPRHKLRVNDLQTWLDLWDPGSNELLPWLQQPARILS, from the coding sequence ATGAACAAGGAACTGTTCGGTGTATTCGGCGATAGTGAGGCGTTCGAGCGGTTTCGATCACCCGACGAGTTCGACGAGTTTCTCTGTGGCTCGTCGCTCACCGTCGGCATCAGAGACCCTGGCCTCGACTACGACGGCTGGAGCGCGACGCACACTGACGACACTGGCTGCTGTGTGCTCTGGGGTGAAGCGTACGTGCCCGGTGACGAGCAAAACACCGCACGCTGGCTCCTCGAGCGCTACGATGCCGATGGGCTCGGTGCACTCCACTCGCTCAACGGCTCGTACCTCGCCGTTCTCGACGTTCGCGGTGAGGATCCGTTCGTCGCAGCAGACCCCGTTCGGTCGCGTGAGTGTTTCTACACTGCGGCACACGACGCTCGTGCGAACTGTGATGGCTGGGTGTTCGGCACCGACGCGGCTGCCGTCGGACAGACCGTTTCGGATCCAACAGTCGATACCGACGGGATACTCGAGTTCCTCCACATGGGGCTCTCGCTCGGCGAGAAAACCTGGGTAGACGACGTGTCGCGGCTCCCGCTCGATAGTCGCCTCACACCCGATGGCGTCGATTCACTGTCACGGTTCGTCTATCAACCGGCAGAGCTCGACGAGTTCGACTACGTCGACGAACTCGCCTCACGGCTCGACCGGGCGATACGCCGCCGCTCGTCGAATCCAGGACCGAAGGGACTCTTGCTCTCTGCGGGCTACGACTCGCGGATCGTCCTCTCACAGGTTGACGGGATTGACCATTGTTACACTGTTGGCTCCCCAACCGCACAGGAGGTCCAGGGTGCGAAACAGGTCGCGACCCAGTACGGCGCAACCCACACCGCGTTCACACCGGACGACCGGTACCTGTACGCCGACGAGTCGAAAGTTCGGTACTCGAACGGGATCAAGGAGTCCTTGCACATCCACCACGCCGGCTATACCGACGAACTCGCAGGCGAGATCGAAACGATGTATCACGGACTCCTCTGTGATACCTTCTTCCGCGGACACTTCACCGCCCAGGACGGCGTCGACGTCCTCGGTGCGCGCGTCCCCTTCAACCGCCTCGACCCGGATCCAGACCCCATCGAATCGCTTCTCGGAAAGTACGGCTACAGACGCGACGCCAGTCTCGATCTCGCCGAGCGAATCGGAATCGACCACGACCCCGAAACGTTCGTTCGAGAGTCCATCGCCGCTGAATTCGCCACGAACCGCTCGCGAGCGAACTCGATTCAGAACGCACTCACCTGCTGTGGCATCGCCAATCAGCCGTCCGTTCCGTTCCACAACCACCTCTCCGACCACTTTTTCACCCCGTTTCTCGCGACGGATATCGAACTCCTCGAGTGGCACCTACAGACACCGCCGGAGTATCGCACAACGGAGACGTTCCTGCAGGCGTGTCAGCGACTCGATGACGATATTCTTCGCCATCGACCACCGGATCGGCCCCACGGGACGATGCTGCTGAACGAAGTCGAGGGGTTTGTGCGGCGCAAAACGCCGTTGCTCACGTCGTTCGAGCCGCCGTGGCCCGACCGACGGGAACTGTTCGACCGCTACGAACTTGACCAACGGCTTCTCGGGTCGACAGCACAGCTCCATCCGCTCCCCCCCAGACACAAGCTTCGAGTAAACGATCTGCAAACGTGGCTCGACTTGTGGGACCCAGGAAGCAACGAGTTACTACCCTGGTTGCAGCAACCGGCACGGATTTTGTCATAG
- a CDS encoding PKD domain-containing protein gives MQRDSLSRRSVLSLAGLSLASAGVATGAQTSYHSQSAPGATDDEHVTRESFQIMEGTEKETTVYVTDAEADGPTVFVIGGVHGNETAGYIAAEEIAEWTIDAGTLVTLPRADVVAIDRGTRVDDDGIDLNRQFPEGSEPQTELAEAIWDLVVNLDPAVIVDLHESRGIYAGNPVDGVGQAIFHANRDEDRTAADSAIEYVNDNYIDVSERAFQTGYFSGPDSEPTGLLVHKAARELGSEAFLVETLSTENELEKRVTWHSAIVERLVEDELFPNEEPNNGHEPEEPIEEEPDEPDEPPADEDDDESGDDVPDDHTDPVAEIRSDPSSATERTLEPEQTITLDATCSEAPDGELVSYEWSIKNDGTFNESGKTVDVTVSASGDHRVLLRVTDDAGASETTEVTLTAA, from the coding sequence ATGCAGCGGGATTCACTCTCACGACGATCAGTACTGTCTCTTGCTGGCCTCTCGCTGGCGAGTGCAGGTGTTGCGACTGGTGCACAGACGAGCTATCATTCTCAATCCGCCCCAGGGGCGACAGACGACGAGCACGTGACACGCGAGTCGTTCCAGATTATGGAGGGGACGGAGAAGGAAACGACAGTCTACGTAACCGACGCTGAAGCCGACGGACCGACAGTGTTCGTCATCGGCGGCGTTCACGGGAACGAGACGGCCGGCTACATCGCCGCCGAGGAGATTGCCGAGTGGACGATCGACGCCGGGACACTCGTCACGTTGCCACGAGCGGACGTCGTCGCCATCGACCGGGGGACACGAGTCGACGACGACGGCATCGACCTCAATCGGCAGTTCCCCGAGGGAAGCGAGCCCCAGACCGAGCTCGCAGAGGCGATCTGGGATCTCGTCGTCAACCTCGACCCGGCCGTCATCGTCGACCTCCACGAGTCACGCGGGATCTACGCGGGCAACCCCGTCGACGGCGTCGGACAGGCGATCTTCCACGCCAACCGTGACGAAGACCGAACGGCCGCGGACAGCGCAATCGAGTACGTCAACGACAACTACATCGACGTCTCCGAACGCGCCTTCCAGACGGGCTACTTCTCCGGTCCGGACTCGGAACCAACAGGCCTACTCGTCCACAAGGCCGCACGAGAACTCGGTTCCGAAGCCTTCCTCGTCGAGACGCTCTCGACCGAGAACGAACTCGAGAAGCGAGTCACTTGGCACTCTGCCATTGTCGAGCGACTGGTCGAAGACGAACTGTTCCCCAACGAGGAGCCGAACAACGGCCACGAGCCGGAAGAGCCGATCGAAGAAGAGCCCGACGAGCCCGACGAGCCGCCCGCGGACGAAGATGATGATGAGTCAGGGGATGATGTTCCGGACGATCACACCGACCCGGTCGCCGAAATCCGGTCCGATCCGAGCAGCGCGACCGAACGAACACTCGAGCCGGAGCAGACGATCACCCTCGATGCGACCTGTTCGGAGGCACCGGACGGCGAGCTCGTGAGCTACGAGTGGAGCATCAAGAACGACGGGACGTTCAACGAGTCCGGGAAGACAGTCGACGTAACTGTCAGCGCGAGCGGCGACCACCGCGTGTTGCTGCGGGTGACTGACGATGCTGGTGCGAGCGAGACGACAGAAGTGACGCTGACAGCAGCCTAA
- a CDS encoding polysaccharide deacetylase family protein, which translates to MADNRMTRRRLLAGSSVAAAAGLAGCTDRLDDLRGDDGDGETPGDESTGADETTVSALADGVPELETAYNSREQYGQPGDSLYDFEDSDAWEVTQGEGEVDEDVVFDGSQSLRLTGEEDETIVAEIDVPDEDLTGKDFSFAIRTTTPQNITVNLRVVDNFGSDRYYSLREITYREPDVGWFRSSPGVFEESEIEPALDEIDRLEFQVLHSMDEAEVWIDDIRTHDRPEQGYVMLVWDDGFSDYYETASPMHDEFGFTTIQAPVPQWTEEARDGIMTVSELQERQEEGDQIVVHGTHNPIHEYEDEDEIETRVRGDKHWFIENGFEGANYIVYPHNSYDKTSLEYFTDYHYCGGFNQSGDVNLTNVYGFDPLALPRTIGHDLDISKRCVDLAEAHNQCTILNFHAFDQDNTMNEDDYEELLEHIDQADVEVIDFDDLWELRTDPF; encoded by the coding sequence ATGGCAGACAACCGAATGACACGACGACGGCTGCTCGCGGGGTCGAGTGTTGCTGCGGCCGCTGGACTCGCGGGCTGTACCGACCGCCTGGACGACCTGCGCGGCGACGATGGCGACGGTGAGACGCCAGGGGACGAGTCGACCGGTGCTGACGAGACGACGGTGTCCGCGCTGGCGGACGGCGTGCCGGAACTCGAAACCGCGTACAACAGCCGCGAGCAGTACGGTCAGCCCGGTGACTCGCTGTACGACTTCGAGGACAGTGACGCCTGGGAGGTCACACAGGGCGAGGGCGAGGTCGACGAGGACGTCGTCTTCGACGGGTCACAGAGTCTGCGCCTGACCGGTGAGGAGGACGAAACAATCGTCGCGGAGATCGACGTTCCGGACGAGGACCTCACCGGGAAGGACTTCTCGTTCGCGATTCGGACGACGACGCCGCAGAACATCACGGTCAACCTGCGCGTCGTCGACAACTTTGGTAGCGATCGCTACTACTCGCTGCGCGAAATCACCTATCGTGAGCCTGACGTTGGCTGGTTCCGCTCGAGTCCGGGCGTCTTCGAGGAGAGCGAGATCGAACCGGCGTTGGACGAGATCGACCGACTCGAGTTCCAGGTGTTGCACTCGATGGACGAGGCGGAGGTCTGGATTGACGACATCCGAACCCACGACCGGCCCGAGCAGGGATACGTGATGCTGGTCTGGGACGACGGCTTCAGCGACTACTACGAGACGGCCTCGCCGATGCACGACGAGTTCGGGTTTACGACGATTCAGGCACCGGTGCCACAGTGGACCGAGGAAGCCCGCGACGGGATCATGACGGTCTCGGAACTCCAGGAGCGTCAGGAGGAAGGCGACCAGATCGTCGTCCACGGGACGCACAACCCGATCCACGAGTACGAGGACGAAGACGAAATCGAGACGCGCGTCCGCGGCGACAAACACTGGTTCATCGAGAACGGGTTCGAGGGCGCGAACTACATCGTCTACCCGCACAACAGCTACGACAAGACGAGTCTCGAGTACTTCACGGACTACCACTACTGTGGCGGCTTCAACCAGTCCGGCGATGTCAACCTGACCAACGTCTACGGCTTCGATCCACTGGCACTGCCCCGCACCATCGGCCACGACCTCGACATCTCGAAGCGCTGTGTCGACCTCGCCGAGGCACACAATCAGTGTACCATCCTGAACTTCCACGCCTTCGACCAGGATAATACGATGAACGAGGACGACTACGAGGAGCTACTCGAGCACATCGATCAGGCCGACGTCGAGGTTATCGACTTCGACGACCTGTGGGAGCTTCGAACAGACCCATTCTAA
- a CDS encoding sugar-transfer associated ATP-grasp domain-containing protein codes for MNVRTLYHTARGIQGLAGTEYDSDVSPSLRRRLWLWRRGFLSRSDAIYDIDDHRVQDYITDYQRYVRTKRINGTWSVALSNKLLFHRVMQPFDDERMTVYGMVNDGSFHAVDTDSARLSPDGGVQSTSSVDTAQTDTPHTTNAAQRVVEQLECDDDGKLVLKWVRGGGGNNVYLCSRTDDGYRVNGEYYADAEFRSLVSNLSEYLVCEHVEQGSFPADLYPKTPNTLRLITMYDEETHEPFIAAGIHRIGTTDSEPLDNFTQGGLSAEIDLETGELGPGARPPNAGSESDSDSVSRQDAVSWHTTHPDTGAQIKGERIPNWEAIRSRVLEMATSASFLPYIGWDVIVTDDDGSFSVIEANSYPGLKSIQVHGPLLADDRVRRFYEHHGVC; via the coding sequence ATGAACGTCCGCACGCTGTACCACACAGCCAGAGGAATACAGGGACTCGCCGGAACCGAGTACGACAGCGATGTCAGCCCGTCGCTTCGTCGCCGCCTGTGGCTCTGGCGACGCGGGTTCCTGAGCCGGTCGGATGCAATCTACGACATAGACGACCATCGCGTCCAGGACTACATCACCGACTACCAGCGCTACGTTCGGACGAAGCGGATCAACGGTACCTGGTCTGTCGCGCTGTCAAACAAACTCCTCTTTCACCGAGTGATGCAGCCGTTCGACGACGAGCGCATGACCGTCTACGGGATGGTAAACGACGGCTCGTTCCACGCCGTCGACACTGACAGCGCTCGTCTCAGTCCCGACGGCGGTGTCCAGTCGACTAGTTCGGTAGACACCGCGCAGACGGACACACCACACACCACCAACGCCGCCCAGCGCGTCGTCGAGCAACTCGAGTGCGACGACGACGGGAAACTGGTCCTCAAGTGGGTTCGCGGGGGCGGCGGGAACAACGTTTACCTCTGCTCGCGAACGGACGATGGCTACCGGGTCAACGGCGAGTACTACGCGGACGCCGAGTTCCGCTCGCTGGTCTCGAACCTGTCTGAATACCTCGTCTGCGAGCACGTCGAACAGGGCTCGTTCCCCGCTGACCTGTATCCAAAGACGCCGAACACGCTTCGGCTCATCACGATGTATGACGAGGAGACCCACGAGCCGTTCATCGCCGCGGGCATCCACCGGATCGGAACGACCGACTCGGAGCCGCTTGACAACTTCACGCAGGGTGGGCTCTCCGCCGAAATCGACCTCGAAACCGGGGAGCTGGGTCCCGGTGCACGGCCGCCAAACGCCGGTTCCGAATCTGATTCCGACTCCGTCTCCAGACAAGACGCCGTCTCCTGGCACACGACACACCCCGACACCGGCGCGCAGATAAAGGGTGAACGCATCCCCAACTGGGAGGCGATTCGCTCGCGGGTACTCGAGATGGCTACCTCCGCGTCGTTCCTGCCGTACATCGGCTGGGACGTGATCGTGACGGACGACGACGGCTCGTTCTCGGTGATCGAGGCGAACAGCTATCCGGGACTCAAGTCGATTCAGGTGCATGGACCGCTGCTGGCGGACGACAGGGTGCGGCGGTTCTACGAGCACCACGGCGTCTGTTAG
- a CDS encoding DUF7344 domain-containing protein, translating into MKAKHISSNAQETEEESAGGADERETVEDVESENNENGERDETFTEDEIFHLLQNERRRLVLRYLRGTDEPVRMRDVAEQVAAWEHDTTVAELTSTQRQRVYIPLYQSHLSKLDEAGVIDYQQNRGIVERKPLADEVDKYLQVTEQDEAADEDDTPTISIGDDYYIGATAVCYVALLGAVFELPVLSIISGIGLSALILFLFTLVTASRFIN; encoded by the coding sequence ATGAAAGCGAAACATATCAGCTCGAACGCACAGGAAACGGAGGAAGAGTCCGCAGGCGGGGCTGACGAGAGAGAGACTGTCGAGGACGTCGAGAGTGAGAACAACGAGAACGGCGAACGCGACGAAACGTTCACCGAGGACGAAATATTCCACTTGCTGCAAAATGAACGCAGGAGGCTTGTACTCCGGTATCTCCGGGGAACTGACGAGCCAGTCCGTATGCGCGATGTCGCAGAGCAGGTCGCAGCCTGGGAACACGACACCACCGTTGCTGAACTGACCTCGACGCAACGCCAGCGAGTCTACATTCCGCTGTACCAGTCACATCTCTCGAAACTCGACGAAGCCGGCGTGATCGACTACCAGCAAAACCGTGGTATCGTCGAACGCAAGCCACTCGCAGACGAGGTCGACAAGTACCTCCAGGTTACCGAACAGGACGAAGCGGCAGACGAGGACGACACGCCGACGATCTCGATCGGCGACGATTACTACATCGGTGCGACCGCAGTCTGTTACGTCGCACTGCTCGGTGCCGTCTTCGAACTGCCGGTCCTCTCGATTATCTCTGGGATTGGCCTGAGTGCACTGATTCTGTTCCTGTTCACGCTGGTGACCGCCAGCCGATTCATCAATTGA
- a CDS encoding nucleotide sugar dehydrogenase: protein MTPTISDTENRADDRMHGHQVLEHRSSESTTLEHVEEDHHTREATICVVGLGYVGLPLAVGFAQSDYQVIGYDVDESTVEQLKDGEDTTGDLTDEAVQNDDISYTTNAGAISDAEYVVIAVPTPIQDDDRPDLSYVESAGQTVGSKMSAGTTVILESTVYPGSTREVLIPALEETSGMTAGEDFFVGYSPERATPGDEEHGLSDVVKVVSGQTEAVLNDVADLYGSVVDAGVHRAPSIEVAEASKVVENTQRDLNIAFVNELSVALEHMDVDTQDVLEAAGTKWNFHDYRPGLVGGHCIPVDPYFLSYRSAQEGFEPELMQMGRKVNESMPAHVADLTIKALNKCHKTLRDSRVLVLGLSYKPGVGDLRSSKVSNVVDTLNEYDIHLEGFDPIANHEAARETFDLEVQEQLSFEGFDAIVLATPHDEFTKMDLGAVASELDDDPALVDVAGAIDEDEAADAGFTYRRV, encoded by the coding sequence ATGACGCCGACAATCAGCGACACCGAGAACCGAGCGGACGATCGAATGCACGGTCACCAGGTACTCGAGCACCGCAGTTCGGAATCGACCACACTCGAGCACGTCGAAGAAGACCACCACACCAGGGAAGCGACCATCTGTGTCGTCGGTCTCGGCTACGTCGGCCTCCCGCTCGCCGTCGGCTTCGCACAGTCTGACTACCAGGTCATCGGCTACGATGTCGATGAGTCCACCGTCGAGCAGCTCAAAGACGGCGAAGACACGACTGGCGACCTCACGGACGAGGCCGTCCAGAACGACGACATCTCCTACACCACGAACGCGGGCGCGATCAGCGACGCCGAGTACGTGGTCATCGCCGTTCCGACGCCAATTCAGGACGACGACCGACCCGACTTGAGCTACGTCGAAAGCGCCGGCCAGACCGTCGGCTCGAAGATGAGCGCCGGCACGACGGTCATCCTTGAATCGACCGTCTACCCAGGCTCGACCCGCGAGGTGCTCATCCCGGCACTCGAGGAGACCTCCGGGATGACCGCTGGTGAGGACTTCTTCGTTGGGTATTCGCCCGAGCGTGCGACGCCGGGTGACGAGGAGCACGGACTTTCAGACGTCGTCAAGGTCGTCAGCGGCCAGACCGAGGCGGTTCTCAACGACGTGGCGGACCTCTACGGCTCCGTCGTCGACGCGGGCGTTCACCGTGCGCCCTCGATCGAGGTCGCCGAGGCGTCGAAGGTCGTCGAGAACACCCAGCGTGACCTGAACATCGCGTTTGTCAACGAACTCTCGGTTGCACTCGAGCACATGGACGTCGACACCCAGGACGTCCTCGAGGCGGCCGGCACGAAGTGGAACTTCCACGACTACCGACCCGGGCTGGTCGGCGGTCACTGTATCCCGGTCGATCCGTACTTCCTCTCCTACCGCTCCGCACAGGAGGGCTTCGAGCCGGAGTTGATGCAGATGGGACGGAAGGTCAACGAGTCGATGCCGGCCCACGTCGCCGACCTGACGATCAAGGCGCTCAACAAGTGTCACAAGACGCTCCGGGACAGTCGCGTGCTCGTCCTCGGTCTCTCCTACAAGCCCGGCGTCGGCGATCTTCGCAGTTCGAAAGTCTCGAACGTCGTCGACACGCTGAACGAGTACGACATTCACCTCGAGGGATTCGACCCGATCGCGAACCACGAGGCGGCCCGCGAAACGTTCGATCTCGAGGTCCAGGAACAACTCTCGTTCGAAGGCTTCGACGCGATCGTGCTTGCGACACCTCACGACGAGTTCACCAAGATGGACCTGGGGGCGGTCGCGAGCGAACTCGACGACGATCCCGCGCTGGTCGACGTTGCCGGTGCGATCGACGAAGACGAGGCCGCGGATGCCGGCTTCACCTATCGACGCGTATGA
- a CDS encoding glycosyltransferase, which yields MKVLQVVTTPRPFFDQQVSVLEERGVDCTVVGVPGEHHGDSGRTPVDYARFYPKILAELRSDEYDLVHANYGLVAPFALAQPTRPVVLTLWGTDLMADQEWLRSLSRHGARRASATVVPSPVMSRQLEIDHELIPFGVDTELFRPIPQAEARNHLGWDTDPDTNIALFPYDRERAVKDFPRAKRLVDQAGVDVELRTVSGVDHAEIPYYMNASDVLLVTSKRESGPMVVKEAAACNLPVVSTDVGFVAETVEGLPNCFVSDDDDELGVGLTVALENGGSSQGRERIDGLSLDSMGDRLVSLYERLLDPTARSGSKTAQRGVSSGV from the coding sequence ATGAAGGTACTTCAAGTAGTGACCACGCCACGACCGTTTTTCGACCAGCAGGTGTCGGTACTCGAAGAGCGCGGCGTCGACTGTACGGTGGTCGGCGTACCGGGCGAACACCACGGCGATTCGGGCCGGACGCCGGTCGATTACGCCCGTTTTTATCCAAAGATACTCGCGGAACTCCGCTCTGACGAGTACGATCTGGTCCACGCGAACTACGGGCTGGTCGCCCCGTTCGCGCTCGCTCAGCCGACTCGGCCGGTCGTCCTGACACTGTGGGGAACGGACCTCATGGCTGACCAGGAGTGGCTCCGGTCGCTCAGCCGGCACGGCGCACGTCGCGCGAGCGCGACCGTCGTTCCGAGCCCGGTGATGTCGCGCCAACTCGAGATCGACCACGAACTGATTCCCTTCGGCGTCGACACGGAACTGTTCCGTCCGATTCCGCAGGCAGAGGCTCGCAACCATCTCGGATGGGACACCGATCCCGATACAAATATCGCGCTCTTTCCCTACGACCGCGAGCGCGCGGTCAAGGACTTCCCGCGGGCGAAACGCCTCGTCGATCAGGCGGGCGTCGATGTCGAACTCCGAACCGTTAGCGGCGTCGACCACGCCGAGATTCCGTACTACATGAACGCGAGCGACGTGTTGCTCGTGACCTCGAAGCGCGAGAGCGGCCCGATGGTCGTCAAGGAAGCCGCGGCCTGCAACCTCCCGGTCGTCTCCACCGACGTCGGTTTCGTCGCCGAGACCGTCGAGGGACTTCCCAACTGCTTCGTCAGCGACGACGACGACGAACTGGGGGTCGGGCTCACGGTTGCACTCGAGAACGGCGGTTCATCGCAGGGTCGGGAGCGCATCGACGGTCTGAGTCTCGATTCGATGGGCGACCGACTCGTGTCGCTGTATGAGCGCCTGCTCGATCCGACCGCGCGATCCGGATCGAAAACTGCGCAGCGAGGTGTTTCCAGTGGTGTATAA
- a CDS encoding DUF354 domain-containing protein: MRIIVTIQHPGHVHFFRNAIEELECRGHEVHVFARESSVAVALLEGYDIDHEVLAGDADSLASLAAVQATYEAKLLRRARAIDPDVITAIGGVAAAHVATALRAKSVVFYDTEHATLITKLGYPFADVICTPTCYREEIGAKQVTYPGYHELAYLHPDRFEPDPSVLELAGVEREETIAVVRLSSWDASHDVGHGGFDDPREVVDRLEDVGATVLLTAEGEPPADLAEYQLETPPELMHDLLAFADVVVGEGATTAAEAAVLGTPSVYVNSLSLGYTAELDSEYGLLFEFNDEDRHVRALEKAVSIVDRDDEPWAVRRERLLAERVDVTNVIVQALETTARGERPEQPSAATNPG, from the coding sequence ATGCGCATCATCGTCACGATCCAGCACCCCGGCCACGTCCACTTCTTCCGGAACGCGATCGAGGAACTCGAGTGCCGTGGCCACGAGGTCCACGTCTTCGCCCGCGAGAGCAGCGTCGCGGTCGCCCTGCTCGAGGGCTACGACATCGATCACGAAGTGCTGGCCGGCGACGCTGACTCGCTCGCCTCGCTCGCAGCAGTGCAGGCGACCTACGAGGCAAAACTTCTCCGCCGAGCGCGGGCGATCGACCCCGACGTAATCACCGCAATCGGCGGTGTCGCCGCAGCACACGTCGCGACGGCGCTTCGCGCGAAAAGCGTCGTCTTCTACGACACCGAACACGCGACGCTCATCACGAAACTGGGCTATCCGTTCGCCGACGTGATTTGCACGCCGACGTGCTACCGCGAGGAAATCGGCGCGAAACAGGTCACCTATCCCGGCTACCACGAACTGGCCTACCTCCACCCCGACCGGTTCGAGCCAGATCCGTCGGTACTCGAGTTAGCCGGCGTCGAGCGTGAGGAAACCATCGCCGTCGTTCGACTCAGTAGCTGGGACGCCTCCCACGACGTGGGCCACGGCGGCTTCGACGATCCGCGCGAAGTCGTCGACCGACTCGAGGACGTAGGCGCAACGGTCCTTCTGACAGCAGAGGGCGAGCCACCTGCCGACCTCGCCGAGTACCAACTCGAGACGCCGCCCGAACTGATGCACGACTTGCTCGCCTTCGCGGACGTCGTCGTCGGCGAGGGGGCGACAACCGCGGCCGAGGCCGCCGTGCTCGGCACGCCCTCGGTCTACGTAAACTCGCTCTCGCTCGGCTACACGGCTGAACTCGACTCGGAGTACGGCCTCCTCTTCGAGTTCAACGACGAGGATCGTCACGTGCGAGCACTCGAGAAGGCGGTGTCGATCGTCGATCGCGACGACGAACCGTGGGCGGTGCGACGCGAGCGCTTGCTCGCAGAGCGCGTCGACGTGACGAACGTAATCGTACAGGCACTCGAGACGACTGCACGCGGCGAGCGGCCGGAACAGCCGTCGGCTGCGACGAACCCCGGATAG
- a CDS encoding DUF1616 domain-containing protein codes for MSDTDWWFLDLAVVIATTGALSIGLFTAISGPVRIALALPLVLFLPGYALVSALFPDEADETYQDFDEEKTGLGNPLLLTRGLEPIERGILSVVFSVAIVPAITLFASATPRGLTLDPVLLGIALTTIILSLIAIVARYRCPPDQRFAPTQTKLSVFFPRFRPNSYSKTNPRPYNIAIVLALGVLLLSAGFAVANPPQHEGYTEFAVETSEVDGDIETMYDAEYTAGEATSLSVSITNQEHSEQSYTTVALLERVDDSGEPAGEAEQLASTSTTIADGDTAEPTLEFTPSMQGDDLQVTLLLYQGEAPAEPDAESAYRVIELPVVVE; via the coding sequence ATGAGCGACACCGATTGGTGGTTTCTCGATCTGGCAGTCGTCATCGCAACGACGGGGGCACTCTCGATCGGTCTCTTCACCGCGATTTCGGGACCCGTCCGCATCGCACTCGCCCTCCCGCTCGTTCTGTTTCTACCGGGGTATGCACTAGTCTCTGCCCTATTTCCGGACGAAGCGGATGAGACGTACCAGGACTTCGACGAGGAGAAAACCGGCCTTGGAAACCCCCTGTTGTTGACCCGGGGACTCGAGCCGATCGAGCGTGGCATCCTGTCAGTCGTCTTTAGCGTCGCCATCGTTCCAGCGATCACCCTTTTCGCGAGTGCAACCCCCAGGGGTTTGACGCTCGATCCGGTGCTCCTCGGGATTGCCCTGACAACGATCATCCTGTCACTGATCGCGATTGTTGCTCGGTATCGGTGCCCGCCGGATCAGCGGTTCGCTCCGACACAGACCAAACTATCAGTATTTTTCCCACGGTTCCGCCCGAACTCCTACTCTAAGACGAATCCGCGCCCGTACAACATCGCGATCGTCCTCGCGCTCGGTGTCCTCCTGCTGAGTGCTGGATTCGCTGTTGCCAATCCGCCACAGCACGAGGGCTACACCGAGTTCGCAGTCGAGACGAGCGAGGTCGACGGTGACATCGAAACGATGTACGATGCGGAGTACACTGCTGGCGAAGCGACATCGCTCTCCGTCTCGATCACGAACCAGGAACACAGCGAGCAGTCGTACACGACCGTCGCACTGCTCGAACGCGTCGACGACTCGGGAGAGCCCGCTGGCGAGGCAGAACAACTCGCGAGCACGTCGACCACGATCGCCGATGGCGACACGGCAGAACCGACACTCGAGTTCACCCCGTCGATGCAGGGCGACGATCTGCAGGTGACGCTGTTGCTCTACCAGGGTGAAGCGCCGGCAGAGCCGGATGCGGAGTCGGCGTATCGAGTGATCGAGTTGCCGGTTGTCGTCGAGTGA